The following coding sequences lie in one Musa acuminata AAA Group cultivar baxijiao chromosome BXJ1-8, Cavendish_Baxijiao_AAA, whole genome shotgun sequence genomic window:
- the LOC135588266 gene encoding uncharacterized protein LOC135588266 isoform X1, with the protein MEEYMENVKRLRTQINDIEEAAAKRSVEEQKQKTAIGALQTDLNLVRTEIKRLNEEAAEMLKAQAQTSSEIAEKQKKISSLETESCTLSQTLELLQQEMTTTTLKHKEKRSYYARVTEDLNLKLREQQEWYNSKRQKMKADAASVDDNVDKEIVQTKGSGNAMPSMGANLGNTGNDTSGRNKDLEIELESAKTKLAEIEAKKSEVARDSIKSKQLLEEMSYKLQAAPPALREMDVKALEEEHRSLVADKAGELEYLQSLKERIKQLKNISHIIKCRCGKEYNVELVS; encoded by the exons ATGGAGGAATACATGGAGAACGTAAAGAGATTGCGAACTCAGATAAACG ACATCGAGGAGGCTGCGGCGAAGAGATCGGTAGAGGAGCAGAAGCAGAAGACAGCGATCGGCGCCTTGCAAACCGATCTCAATCTCG TGAGGACGGAAATAAAGCGTTTGAACGAGGAGGCAGCGGAGATGCTCAAAGCGCAAGCCCAGACCAGCTCCGAGATAGCAGAGAAGCAAAAGAAGATCTCCTCGCTGGAGACGGAGTCTTGCACCCTCTCTCAG ACTTTGGAGCTTCTCCAACAAGAAATGACCACCACAACGCTGAAACATAAAGAAAAGAG ATCATACTATGCAAGGGTTACCGAAGACTTGAATCTCAAATTACGGGAACAACAG GAGTGGTACAACTCAAAAAGGCAGAAGATGAAAGCAGATGCTGCATCA GTTGATGATAATGTAGATAAAGAAATTGTTCAGACCAaag GGAGTGGGAATGCTATGCCCTCCATGGGAGCAAATTTGGGGAAtacg GGTAATGACACCAGTGGGAGAAATAAGGATTTGGAAATTGAATTGGAGTCTGCAAAAACCAAACTTGCAGAAATAGAGGCAAAAAAATCTGAAGTTGCTAGAGATAGCATTAAG TCCAAGCAGCTGCTTGAGGAAATGAGTTACAAATTGCAGGCAGCCCCT CCTGCACTGAGGGAAATGGATGTCAAAGCCTTGGAAGAGGAACACAGATCTTTGGTGGCTGATAAAGCTGGGGAGCTGGAGTACTTGCAGTCTCTAAAGGAACGGATTAAACAACTGAAG AACATCTCACATATCATCAAATGTCGATGTGGAAAGGAGTACAATGTGGAGCTGGTGAGTTGA
- the LOC135588266 gene encoding uncharacterized protein LOC135588266 isoform X2: protein MLKAQAQTSSEIAEKQKKISSLETESCTLSQTLELLQQEMTTTTLKHKEKRSYYARVTEDLNLKLREQQEWYNSKRQKMKADAASVDDNVDKEIVQTKGSGNAMPSMGANLGNTGNDTSGRNKDLEIELESAKTKLAEIEAKKSEVARDSIKSKQLLEEMSYKLQAAPPALREMDVKALEEEHRSLVADKAGELEYLQSLKERIKQLKNISHIIKCRCGKEYNVELVS, encoded by the exons ATGCTCAAAGCGCAAGCCCAGACCAGCTCCGAGATAGCAGAGAAGCAAAAGAAGATCTCCTCGCTGGAGACGGAGTCTTGCACCCTCTCTCAG ACTTTGGAGCTTCTCCAACAAGAAATGACCACCACAACGCTGAAACATAAAGAAAAGAG ATCATACTATGCAAGGGTTACCGAAGACTTGAATCTCAAATTACGGGAACAACAG GAGTGGTACAACTCAAAAAGGCAGAAGATGAAAGCAGATGCTGCATCA GTTGATGATAATGTAGATAAAGAAATTGTTCAGACCAaag GGAGTGGGAATGCTATGCCCTCCATGGGAGCAAATTTGGGGAAtacg GGTAATGACACCAGTGGGAGAAATAAGGATTTGGAAATTGAATTGGAGTCTGCAAAAACCAAACTTGCAGAAATAGAGGCAAAAAAATCTGAAGTTGCTAGAGATAGCATTAAG TCCAAGCAGCTGCTTGAGGAAATGAGTTACAAATTGCAGGCAGCCCCT CCTGCACTGAGGGAAATGGATGTCAAAGCCTTGGAAGAGGAACACAGATCTTTGGTGGCTGATAAAGCTGGGGAGCTGGAGTACTTGCAGTCTCTAAAGGAACGGATTAAACAACTGAAG AACATCTCACATATCATCAAATGTCGATGTGGAAAGGAGTACAATGTGGAGCTGGTGAGTTGA